The following are encoded in a window of Roseimaritima ulvae genomic DNA:
- a CDS encoding metallophosphoesterase family protein, with amino-acid sequence MTSPRRAFLKNGTLILAASSLHPASLLADAPAETPADGLKVGIITDLHYADKPPGGSRHYRETLDKLAEAGTEFERSKPTFLVELGDLIDAADSVDTELGYLSTVNRQFAAIHPDRHYVLGNHCVDTLKKEEFLGKVEQEKSYYSFDRKGFHFIVLDSCFRSDGVPYSRKNFTWTDANIPAAELEWLEADLKANDKPVIVFAHQRLDVANHHGVKNNAAVRKLFEAAGNVLAVFQGHSHQNDLNTIEGIHYCTMVAMVEGSGAASNGYSLLNIEANGTIRLAGFRKQQSRELTSDRS; translated from the coding sequence ATGACTTCACCACGACGCGCTTTCTTAAAAAACGGCACGCTGATCCTGGCCGCTTCCTCGCTGCATCCCGCTTCGCTGTTGGCCGACGCGCCCGCCGAAACACCGGCCGATGGCCTCAAGGTCGGCATCATCACCGACCTACACTATGCGGACAAACCGCCAGGCGGCTCGCGACACTACCGCGAAACGCTGGACAAGCTGGCCGAAGCGGGCACGGAGTTCGAGCGTTCCAAGCCGACGTTTCTGGTCGAACTGGGCGACCTGATCGATGCCGCCGATTCGGTCGACACCGAACTTGGCTACCTCAGTACGGTCAATCGCCAGTTTGCGGCGATCCACCCGGATCGGCATTACGTGTTGGGCAATCACTGCGTCGACACGCTTAAAAAGGAAGAGTTCCTGGGCAAAGTCGAGCAGGAAAAATCGTATTATTCGTTCGACCGCAAAGGCTTCCATTTCATCGTCTTGGACTCCTGCTTCCGCAGCGACGGAGTGCCCTACAGCCGCAAGAATTTTACTTGGACCGATGCCAACATCCCGGCCGCGGAACTGGAATGGTTGGAAGCCGATCTGAAGGCCAACGATAAACCGGTGATCGTGTTTGCTCATCAACGGCTGGATGTAGCCAATCATCATGGCGTGAAAAACAACGCCGCGGTTCGCAAACTGTTCGAAGCCGCTGGCAACGTGCTGGCCGTGTTCCAAGGGCACAGCCATCAGAATGATCTGAATACCATCGAGGGGATTCATTACTGCACGATGGTGGCCATGGTCGAAGGCAGCGGAGCAGCGAGCAATGGGTACTCGCTGCTGAACATCGAAGCCAACGGCACAATCCGGTTAGCTGGATTCCGCAAGCAGCAATCGCGCGAGCTTACTTCCGATCGATCGTAA
- a CDS encoding response regulator — MFTGKYLQKGCAVVEFQDPQIIARFRKASHVAALLVTIVSVTVLLGWLLDSEALKALLPGKVAMNPGGTAIGFLLCGAALWLSRCPPSGEHSRARRTAVVLAWLVVLMAGFRILAYQADFDAGPDRWLFPDKLAAYEIPNRMAPNTALNFLLCGLALVLLDVRWRWRAQPAEILSLGAALIALLAIVGYAYSSVDLIGMESYIPMALNTAVSFAILCVGIFCVRPTDGLMAIASDRGAGGVMLRRLLPGALFVPAVIGWLGIWGQHQGWYQQVMGLSIFALANIVVFSVLFWISAASLNRTDAALRKAQLESEAANRAKSEFLANMSHEIRTPMNGIIGMAKLLSDTSLEKPQREFLGLVQQSADSLLRLLNDILDFSKIEADRLELEEIEFDLRDCVGKAMKLFALKADEKGLELAVRIAPQTPHRLIGDPGRLRQIIVNFVGNAIKFTETGEVVVDVNPDQITTDSVCLQFSVRDTGIGIPADKQAQVFNAFSQVDSSTTRRFGGTGLGLTISARLIEMMGGQVSLDSQPNVGTTFHFQIHLGVAADQTPRQPTELSRLEGTRVLVVDDNSTNRRILKEILTQWKLSAHETCDGQQALEAFAEAQQAGRPYRLILLDYHMPHMDGLQFAAELSRRESSTPYQIVMLSSSVSGLDPSKLREVGVARFMTKPVIAHELLEVVLDLMGFVAPPREADEAVDLVPEHPPRRILLAEDGIVNQRVAVGFLQKWGHSVVVANNGLEAVEATRREAFDLILMDIQMPEMNGMEATAVIRQEEAGSGRHQHIVAMTANAMKGDRERFLAGGIDDYIAKPFDPVDLQRVLARAPTPTAPANDNSPPNDNSHDNASPPDDAPPDDVSPLDWQRTLQQTGGDEALAQELADAYMTEADGLIENMRTALAEEDSETLSRAAHTLKSASSYFGGQQVVEGARDLEQHGSNGDLTSAKDLFERLARDTAQLVAAIRRQLQ, encoded by the coding sequence ATGTTTACAGGCAAGTATTTGCAAAAAGGCTGTGCTGTGGTGGAATTTCAGGACCCCCAGATAATCGCCAGATTCCGCAAGGCGTCCCACGTGGCCGCCTTGCTGGTGACGATTGTCAGCGTGACTGTGTTGCTGGGATGGCTGCTGGACTCCGAAGCCCTCAAGGCCCTACTGCCCGGCAAGGTAGCGATGAACCCCGGCGGGACAGCGATTGGGTTCTTATTGTGCGGGGCCGCGTTGTGGCTATCGCGTTGCCCCCCCAGCGGTGAACATAGCCGGGCACGAAGGACGGCCGTCGTTTTGGCTTGGCTGGTTGTGCTGATGGCCGGCTTTCGCATCCTGGCCTACCAAGCCGACTTCGATGCCGGGCCCGACCGCTGGTTGTTTCCCGACAAACTGGCCGCGTACGAAATTCCCAACCGCATGGCGCCCAACACGGCCCTGAATTTTTTGCTCTGTGGTCTGGCGCTGGTGCTGTTGGATGTCCGCTGGCGATGGCGTGCCCAACCCGCGGAAATCCTCTCCCTGGGCGCGGCCCTGATCGCGCTCTTGGCGATCGTAGGGTACGCCTACAGTTCGGTGGATTTGATTGGCATGGAGAGCTACATCCCGATGGCACTGAACACCGCCGTCAGTTTTGCGATCCTCTGCGTCGGCATTTTTTGCGTGCGTCCCACCGACGGCTTGATGGCCATCGCCAGCGATCGTGGCGCCGGCGGTGTGATGCTGCGGCGATTGCTGCCGGGCGCGTTGTTCGTGCCGGCGGTAATCGGCTGGTTGGGAATTTGGGGCCAACACCAAGGCTGGTACCAACAAGTCATGGGCTTGTCGATCTTTGCCCTTGCCAACATCGTCGTATTCAGCGTCCTGTTTTGGATCAGCGCCGCATCGCTGAATCGCACCGACGCGGCGCTGCGAAAAGCTCAACTGGAATCGGAAGCGGCGAACCGGGCCAAGAGCGAATTTCTGGCCAACATGAGCCACGAAATTCGCACGCCCATGAACGGCATCATTGGGATGGCCAAATTGCTTTCCGACACCTCGCTGGAAAAACCGCAACGCGAATTCTTGGGTCTGGTTCAACAGTCCGCCGATTCGCTGCTGCGACTGCTGAACGACATCTTGGACTTTTCCAAGATCGAAGCAGATCGGCTGGAACTGGAAGAAATCGAATTTGACCTCCGCGACTGCGTGGGCAAAGCGATGAAACTGTTCGCTTTGAAAGCCGACGAGAAAGGGCTGGAACTGGCCGTAAGGATCGCGCCCCAGACGCCTCACCGCCTGATCGGCGACCCCGGACGACTTCGGCAAATCATCGTCAACTTTGTCGGTAACGCGATCAAGTTTACTGAAACCGGCGAAGTGGTCGTGGACGTCAATCCCGACCAGATCACCACCGATTCGGTGTGCCTGCAGTTCAGCGTCCGCGACACCGGCATCGGCATCCCGGCGGACAAGCAGGCGCAGGTGTTCAATGCGTTCAGCCAAGTCGATTCGTCGACGACGCGACGATTCGGCGGCACCGGATTAGGACTGACGATTTCCGCTCGACTGATCGAGATGATGGGCGGTCAGGTCAGCCTGGACAGCCAGCCAAATGTTGGCACCACCTTTCATTTTCAGATTCACTTGGGGGTCGCGGCCGACCAAACTCCGCGGCAGCCCACCGAATTATCTCGCCTGGAAGGCACTCGGGTGTTGGTCGTCGACGATAACTCCACCAACCGCCGGATCCTCAAGGAGATCCTCACGCAGTGGAAACTGTCGGCCCACGAAACCTGCGATGGACAACAAGCCCTGGAAGCGTTCGCCGAAGCCCAGCAGGCGGGCCGTCCGTACCGATTGATCTTGCTGGACTATCACATGCCCCACATGGATGGTTTGCAGTTCGCCGCCGAACTCTCCCGCCGCGAGTCCTCGACGCCCTACCAGATTGTGATGCTGTCCTCTTCGGTCAGCGGACTTGATCCGAGCAAGTTGCGAGAGGTGGGCGTGGCACGGTTCATGACCAAACCGGTGATCGCTCATGAATTACTGGAAGTGGTGCTGGACCTGATGGGCTTTGTTGCGCCCCCGCGTGAGGCCGACGAGGCCGTTGACTTAGTGCCCGAGCACCCTCCGCGGCGCATTCTGTTGGCGGAAGACGGGATCGTCAACCAGCGTGTGGCGGTCGGATTTCTGCAAAAGTGGGGACACTCGGTGGTGGTCGCAAACAATGGGCTCGAAGCCGTCGAAGCGACGCGGCGCGAAGCGTTTGATCTGATCCTGATGGATATCCAAATGCCCGAGATGAACGGCATGGAAGCCACCGCGGTGATCCGCCAAGAGGAAGCCGGCAGTGGACGCCATCAGCACATCGTGGCCATGACCGCCAACGCCATGAAAGGCGATCGTGAACGTTTCTTAGCGGGCGGGATCGACGACTACATCGCCAAACCTTTTGATCCGGTCGACCTGCAAAGGGTCCTGGCTCGGGCTCCCACGCCGACCGCCCCAGCCAACGATAACTCACCGCCCAACGATAACTCACACGACAATGCTTCGCCGCCCGACGATGCCCCGCCCGATGATGTTTCGCCGTTGGACTGGCAGCGGACGCTCCAGCAAACCGGCGGCGACGAAGCATTGGCGCAAGAATTGGCCGACGCTTATATGACCGAAGCGGATGGTTTGATTGAGAATATGCGTACGGCGTTGGCCGAGGAGGATTCGGAAACGCTATCGCGGGCCGCGCATACGCTGAAGAGCGCCTCCAGCTACTTCGGCGGCCAGCAAGTGGTCGAAGGCGCCCGTGACCTGGAACAGCACGGCAGCAACGGCGACTTGACGTCCGCCAAAGATCTCTTCGAACGTTTGGCCCGCGATACCGCTCAGCTGGTCGCGGCCATCCGCCGCCAGCTTCAATGA
- a CDS encoding DNA cytosine methyltransferase — translation MMQILELFSGIGGVAEAVRQSPQLGRIHQAVDIDQQCARVYAHNFGDSPVVATIESPHSWQTNIDWRSADAWWLSPPCQPYCRRGRQAADDPRRAAFQQVMRVLQSAGDAVPQRIAMENVPEFRGSDDHQQWLRLLNELGYRVTEQCLCPSAWQRPNRRLRYYVTAWRSDICEQPPPPVTPSPGSLPVDPLSTYLDAEVDDNLWIDDTQPGAFATALQAGALHIVDADDEQACTACFTGGYGKSIKQAGSYLRVGGRLRRFSPNEIQRLLGFDAHAFTWPDDIPLRRRWKMLGNSLALPVVRDVLASLMYN, via the coding sequence ATGATGCAGATCCTCGAACTGTTTTCTGGCATCGGAGGGGTGGCCGAAGCGGTTCGGCAATCGCCGCAGTTGGGGCGAATCCACCAAGCCGTTGATATCGACCAACAGTGCGCTCGCGTGTATGCCCACAACTTTGGTGACTCGCCCGTGGTGGCCACGATCGAGTCGCCGCACAGCTGGCAAACAAATATCGATTGGCGGTCCGCCGACGCTTGGTGGTTGTCGCCCCCCTGCCAACCCTATTGCCGACGTGGCCGGCAAGCAGCGGACGACCCGCGACGGGCGGCGTTTCAGCAAGTCATGCGAGTCCTGCAGTCCGCTGGCGACGCTGTTCCGCAGCGGATCGCCATGGAAAACGTGCCCGAGTTCCGTGGCAGCGACGACCATCAGCAATGGCTGCGACTGCTGAACGAGCTGGGCTATCGGGTCACCGAACAATGCCTGTGTCCCTCGGCATGGCAGCGGCCCAATCGACGGCTGAGATATTACGTGACCGCGTGGCGAAGCGATATTTGCGAACAGCCGCCTCCCCCCGTCACCCCGTCACCGGGTTCCCTGCCCGTCGACCCACTGTCGACTTATCTGGATGCGGAGGTGGATGACAATTTATGGATCGACGATACTCAGCCCGGCGCGTTCGCGACCGCTCTGCAGGCCGGCGCCCTGCACATTGTCGACGCCGATGACGAGCAGGCTTGCACAGCTTGTTTCACCGGCGGCTACGGCAAATCGATCAAGCAAGCCGGTTCGTACCTTCGCGTCGGCGGCCGTCTGCGACGTTTTTCGCCGAACGAAATCCAACGCTTGCTGGGGTTCGACGCCCACGCCTTTACTTGGCCGGACGATATTCCTTTGCGACGTCGATGGAAGATGTTGGGCAACAGTCTGGCGCTTCCGGTCGTGCGCGACGTGCTGGCATCGCTGATGTACAATTAA
- a CDS encoding alpha/beta hydrolase produces the protein MLRSHSFALSLAVLPLAGLLLATSPLHAQLANGDFVVGPDYRIDPDLTDRGNPQGKSFEFSLRLADSQIFRGDDTTLNPKKTVRQQRKIFVYIPAAYQDGTKAPILVMHDGPSRLDLVRRALDNLTISKDPQRRLPAFIAIAVQNGGNDGKGSQRGLEYDTMSDREARFINDEVLPAVLNNADIRAAYPKLALTDDPWGRAVMGCSSGGAAALTMGWFRPDLFRRLITYSGTFVDQQDDDAPEEADYPLGAWEYHSSMELIKNSEKKPLRIFTHVSEHDNRANDPEETYHNWVMANQRTAAALKAKGYDYRYVFSRDTRHCDRRVFEHTLADTLVWMWQGYE, from the coding sequence ATGCTTCGTTCTCACTCCTTTGCGCTGTCCCTAGCCGTCCTTCCCTTGGCCGGCCTGTTGCTCGCCACGTCCCCGCTTCACGCCCAGCTCGCCAACGGCGACTTTGTCGTGGGCCCCGACTACAGGATCGACCCCGATCTAACCGACCGCGGCAATCCTCAAGGGAAGTCTTTTGAATTTTCGTTGCGGTTGGCGGACAGCCAGATCTTTCGCGGCGACGACACGACGCTGAACCCCAAGAAAACGGTTCGCCAGCAGCGAAAGATTTTTGTTTACATTCCGGCGGCTTATCAGGACGGCACCAAGGCGCCGATCCTGGTCATGCATGACGGCCCCAGTCGACTTGATCTGGTCCGTCGTGCGCTGGACAACCTGACGATTTCCAAAGATCCTCAGCGACGTCTGCCCGCCTTCATCGCGATCGCGGTGCAAAACGGCGGCAACGACGGTAAGGGCAGCCAACGCGGACTGGAATACGACACGATGAGCGATCGCGAGGCGCGGTTTATCAACGATGAAGTATTGCCGGCAGTGCTGAACAACGCGGACATCCGAGCGGCTTACCCCAAGCTGGCCTTGACCGACGATCCCTGGGGCCGAGCCGTGATGGGCTGCAGCTCCGGCGGAGCCGCGGCGTTGACGATGGGCTGGTTCCGTCCCGATTTATTTCGTCGCCTGATCACCTACTCCGGCACCTTCGTCGACCAACAGGACGACGACGCCCCGGAAGAAGCCGACTATCCGCTGGGCGCCTGGGAATACCACTCCAGTATGGAACTGATCAAGAACAGTGAAAAGAAGCCGCTGCGGATCTTCACCCATGTGTCCGAACACGACAACCGCGCCAATGATCCGGAAGAGACGTATCACAACTGGGTGATGGCCAACCAGCGGACCGCCGCGGCGCTAAAAGCCAAGGGCTACGACTACCGCTATGTGTTCAGCCGAGACACGCGGCACTGTGACCGCCGCGTGTTCGAACATACGTTGGCCGACACCCTGGTCTGGATGTGGCAAGGTTACGAGTGA
- a CDS encoding DUF1559 family PulG-like putative transporter: MTLPNRSAGGTTVLTMLALVSLLTCPSQPLRAQDPAEQPQPAEWSLDEALEQLQLYPRDAYLQYAVLQMARGTDRFQEVSRQVERIARPANLSRRPGQQATNAFGIFSGALAIQESLQLDRLTADTNPQQTSSTQLSNVPITSLTGPTIKSHPWEEMLAGKTPEVSRLSQSVPADFFFVEAASVSKLLELKDVADLWGQHAFTQSTQTARKQLTVDRLLQQLAVDANGPLRAFYDTAVSRIAITGSDLFFRSGTDVSLLFEVKQRVLFRARMELFLQAAAQPYPDAVRSEGTLNGVPYTKLATPDRRVHVLEAELAPNLFVRSNSLAALRRIIEVHQGRNAAGSLGESLEFQYIRTLMETDADDEDVFVYLSDPFIRRLVGPQLKLTVLRRMHCYNHMRMMAHASLLYRTRFGSQPESIAQLVDTGCAPKDFASQRWACPEGGRYTLSDAGVCSCSHHGNAQAMTPCLEIPVEQVTRQEAEAYKVFLDQYNQYWRRFFDPIALQIKVSPEQYRAETIILPLIDNTLYSGLASAFNGEPEHLDAAPVPSRNIFTTSVRLNKMQLARSFGAAHLLPATDQAESELASGSAAAVGGKMRELGIALHNYHDTFASFPPANRPTVHRQLSWRVHLLPFLGENALYEQFHLSEPWDSPHNKTLIDKIPDVYRSGDAALTAAGKTLIMQPTGEGLFRPAGEQPQRFRNILDGLSNTIMLVEASGEHADIWTKPADLKVDLQAPTAKLNIQQPEGFLALFGDGQVRLLRRTTPSASFAALLTINGRERIDDLEANTIRLQLSPRRRPRSRTLAMQEELLRLGLGEFLINGIGNQVSMNLYDGDPLVGFNTLEYMGQTIRGMSRRGGIGDNWLMWTPLIASFNSPVYVSVPVQDQQIVDDFLQNLDTWLASYTRQSDQDTGWFRIKQEFYRWDTAQDVQPRAVSLQFGPITFRFFWARIGDHLHLASKPFILDDLAALQAEQDDAKVSGTDEAAHGHAMLRLRPEHWDQVLPSFHLGWSESHREACLDNLGPLSSVQRALRSGDGNEHEHGDEHGEQQHAMEALAAKVYDTHYFCPAGGRYVPTADGKRVVCTEHGSALAPRQPVRLGEHTALGEFMKEFELLTMTLTFLEDGLHAVVTIDRK; this comes from the coding sequence ATGACTCTGCCCAACCGTTCCGCTGGCGGGACCACCGTCCTGACCATGCTTGCACTGGTTAGCCTGCTGACGTGCCCGTCCCAGCCGCTGCGAGCCCAGGATCCGGCCGAGCAACCGCAGCCCGCCGAGTGGTCGCTTGACGAGGCGTTGGAGCAACTCCAGCTGTACCCGCGTGACGCTTATCTGCAATACGCGGTGTTGCAAATGGCTCGCGGCACCGATCGCTTTCAGGAGGTTTCTCGCCAAGTCGAACGCATCGCCCGACCGGCGAATTTGAGCAGGCGACCGGGCCAACAAGCCACCAATGCCTTTGGCATCTTCAGCGGCGCCTTGGCAATCCAGGAGAGCCTGCAACTGGATCGACTGACGGCCGATACCAATCCCCAGCAAACCAGCTCTACACAGCTGTCTAACGTGCCGATCACTTCGCTGACCGGGCCCACGATCAAGAGCCATCCTTGGGAAGAGATGCTGGCGGGGAAAACACCAGAAGTTTCGCGGTTGTCGCAAAGCGTGCCGGCGGACTTCTTTTTCGTCGAAGCCGCGTCGGTATCGAAACTACTGGAGCTGAAGGACGTCGCCGATCTGTGGGGGCAACACGCCTTCACCCAATCCACGCAAACCGCCCGTAAGCAATTGACCGTCGACCGGCTGCTGCAGCAACTGGCCGTCGACGCCAACGGCCCGCTGCGTGCCTTTTACGACACAGCCGTCAGCCGCATCGCGATCACCGGCAGCGACCTGTTCTTCCGCAGCGGCACCGATGTATCGCTGCTGTTTGAAGTCAAACAACGGGTTCTGTTTCGCGCTCGCATGGAACTGTTCCTGCAAGCCGCCGCCCAACCATATCCCGATGCCGTCCGCAGCGAGGGCACGCTGAACGGTGTTCCGTACACCAAACTGGCAACGCCCGACCGACGAGTACACGTGCTGGAAGCCGAGTTGGCCCCCAACCTGTTCGTCCGCAGCAATTCGCTGGCCGCGCTGCGTCGCATCATCGAAGTCCATCAGGGCAGGAACGCTGCCGGGTCGCTGGGCGAGTCGCTGGAGTTTCAGTACATCCGCACCTTGATGGAAACCGACGCAGATGACGAAGACGTGTTTGTCTACCTGAGCGATCCGTTTATCCGCCGCTTGGTAGGCCCGCAACTGAAACTAACCGTGCTGCGACGCATGCACTGCTACAACCACATGCGGATGATGGCGCACGCCAGCTTGCTGTACCGCACTCGGTTTGGCAGCCAGCCGGAATCGATCGCCCAGTTGGTGGACACAGGCTGTGCTCCCAAAGATTTCGCCTCCCAGCGTTGGGCTTGCCCCGAGGGCGGACGCTATACCCTATCCGATGCAGGCGTTTGTTCGTGCTCGCATCACGGCAACGCTCAAGCCATGACGCCCTGTTTGGAAATCCCCGTCGAACAAGTGACGCGGCAGGAAGCTGAGGCGTACAAGGTGTTTTTGGATCAATACAACCAATACTGGCGACGCTTCTTTGACCCCATCGCCTTGCAAATCAAGGTTTCACCCGAGCAATACCGCGCCGAAACGATCATCCTGCCACTGATCGACAATACGTTGTACAGCGGGTTGGCCTCGGCCTTTAACGGAGAACCCGAACACCTGGACGCCGCGCCGGTTCCGTCGCGAAACATTTTCACGACTTCGGTACGCCTGAATAAAATGCAACTGGCCCGTTCATTCGGCGCCGCTCATCTGCTTCCCGCCACCGACCAAGCCGAGTCCGAATTGGCGAGCGGCAGCGCCGCGGCGGTCGGCGGCAAGATGCGTGAACTGGGCATCGCGCTGCACAACTACCACGATACATTTGCATCCTTCCCACCCGCCAACCGTCCCACCGTTCATCGTCAATTAAGTTGGCGAGTGCATCTGTTGCCGTTCCTGGGAGAAAATGCGTTATACGAACAGTTCCACCTGAGCGAACCCTGGGACAGCCCACACAATAAGACGCTGATCGACAAAATCCCCGATGTCTACCGATCCGGCGACGCGGCCCTGACGGCGGCAGGCAAGACGTTAATCATGCAACCGACCGGCGAGGGACTGTTCCGACCGGCGGGCGAACAACCGCAGCGTTTCCGAAACATCCTCGATGGACTCAGCAATACGATCATGCTGGTCGAAGCTTCCGGCGAACATGCCGACATCTGGACCAAACCCGCGGATCTGAAGGTCGACTTGCAAGCCCCGACCGCGAAACTAAACATACAACAACCCGAGGGTTTTTTAGCCTTGTTTGGCGATGGTCAAGTGCGACTGCTACGTCGCACCACGCCCTCCGCATCCTTCGCCGCCTTACTGACGATCAACGGCCGCGAGCGGATCGACGATCTCGAAGCCAACACGATAAGGTTGCAATTGTCGCCACGGCGGCGGCCCCGCAGCCGAACCCTGGCCATGCAAGAAGAATTGCTGCGACTGGGGCTGGGGGAATTCCTCATCAACGGAATCGGTAATCAGGTCAGCATGAACCTGTACGACGGCGATCCCCTGGTGGGCTTCAATACCCTTGAATACATGGGCCAGACCATCCGAGGCATGTCGCGTCGCGGCGGCATCGGCGACAATTGGTTGATGTGGACGCCGCTGATCGCTTCCTTCAATTCGCCGGTATACGTCTCGGTGCCGGTTCAAGACCAACAGATCGTCGACGATTTTCTGCAAAACCTCGACACCTGGCTGGCTAGCTACACTCGCCAGAGCGATCAAGACACCGGCTGGTTTCGCATCAAACAGGAATTTTATCGCTGGGATACCGCCCAGGATGTCCAGCCGCGAGCGGTGTCACTGCAATTCGGCCCGATCACGTTTCGCTTCTTCTGGGCGCGGATCGGCGACCATCTGCACCTCGCCAGCAAGCCTTTCATCCTGGACGATTTAGCTGCCCTGCAAGCGGAACAAGACGACGCCAAGGTTTCCGGTACGGACGAAGCCGCCCACGGTCACGCTATGCTCCGCTTGCGTCCCGAACACTGGGATCAGGTGCTACCCAGTTTCCACCTGGGTTGGTCCGAATCACACCGCGAAGCCTGCCTGGACAATCTAGGCCCGCTGAGCAGTGTGCAACGGGCGCTGCGAAGCGGGGATGGAAATGAACACGAGCACGGCGATGAGCATGGCGAGCAGCAGCATGCAATGGAAGCATTGGCGGCCAAGGTTTACGACACGCATTACTTCTGTCCCGCTGGTGGCCGTTATGTCCCCACTGCGGACGGCAAGCGCGTGGTCTGCACGGAGCATGGTTCGGCGCTGGCGCCGCGGCAGCCGGTGCGTCTGGGCGAACACACGGCCTTGGGGGAATTCATGAAAGAGTTCGAGCTGCTAACGATGACGCTGACGTTCCTCGAAGACGGCCTGCACGCGGTCGTTACGATCGATCGGAAGTAA
- a CDS encoding Uma2 family endonuclease yields the protein MSSASPRYLPHYTVDDFSQWQGDWELWDGIAVAMTPSPFGRHQQVAANLLSQLLVQRNQQQCDAQVLHEIDWVVANDTVVRPDLVVLCGEVPQRHVMRPPALVAEVLSESTAQRDRTVKFQLYQQQQVPYYLILDPETATLEIWTLTEKRVYRRATAEEQDLRVCEDCRLRIEPEKLF from the coding sequence ATGTCATCCGCCTCCCCTCGCTATTTGCCGCACTACACCGTAGACGACTTCAGCCAGTGGCAAGGTGACTGGGAGTTATGGGATGGGATTGCCGTGGCGATGACCCCCAGCCCATTTGGTCGTCATCAACAAGTCGCCGCCAACCTGCTGAGCCAGTTACTGGTCCAACGCAATCAGCAGCAGTGTGACGCGCAGGTTTTGCATGAAATTGACTGGGTCGTTGCCAACGATACCGTGGTCCGCCCGGACCTCGTGGTACTGTGCGGCGAAGTTCCTCAGCGGCATGTCATGCGTCCCCCCGCACTGGTTGCTGAAGTGCTTTCCGAATCGACGGCGCAGCGTGACCGCACGGTTAAGTTTCAGCTTTATCAGCAACAGCAAGTTCCCTACTACTTGATCCTCGATCCGGAAACGGCGACCCTGGAAATCTGGACGCTGACGGAAAAACGAGTTTACCGCCGGGCGACCGCTGAAGAGCAAGACTTGCGGGTGTGCGAGGACTGCCGGTTACGAATCGAACCAGAAAAATTGTTCTAG
- a CDS encoding ATP-binding response regulator encodes MTTLTRVLVAEDSPTQAFQIRAQLEEEGYEVHVAQNGQIALQLLDGFQPHLILTDMEMPVLNGLELVTASRAEHPAIPIILITAQGNDESAIEALQRGAAAYLPKSQLADRLLATIDQVLDLKKSDRSYAELLHSMEYNEFRFALRSDAELISPLVELMQQMTAGVALCDETGRVRVGMALDCAIRNAMFHGNLELSREQLEADRELVVEGEPTMLEQRLSEKPYCDRQTRITLKLTPEEARIVVRDEGPGFDTSIVPSIEDTQVLNEEWGRGLVLIRSFMDEVTFNDRGNEITMVKRSSPTG; translated from the coding sequence ATGACAACTCTGACTCGAGTATTGGTCGCCGAGGATAGTCCCACCCAAGCATTTCAGATCCGGGCCCAGTTGGAAGAGGAAGGTTATGAGGTCCACGTGGCACAAAACGGGCAAATCGCCTTGCAGCTACTCGACGGGTTTCAGCCCCATTTGATCCTGACGGATATGGAAATGCCCGTCTTAAACGGACTGGAATTAGTTACCGCTTCGCGGGCCGAGCATCCTGCGATTCCGATTATTTTGATCACCGCCCAAGGCAACGATGAATCGGCGATCGAAGCGTTGCAGCGAGGGGCAGCGGCCTATCTGCCCAAATCGCAACTCGCCGACCGCCTGCTTGCCACGATCGATCAAGTGCTGGACTTGAAGAAATCCGACCGGTCATATGCAGAACTGCTGCATTCGATGGAGTACAACGAATTTCGGTTTGCCCTGAGAAGCGACGCCGAACTGATCAGTCCGCTGGTCGAATTGATGCAACAAATGACCGCTGGCGTCGCCTTGTGTGACGAAACCGGAAGGGTACGCGTGGGTATGGCGCTCGATTGTGCGATCCGCAACGCCATGTTCCATGGCAACCTAGAACTCTCTCGCGAGCAACTTGAGGCCGACCGCGAATTGGTTGTGGAAGGTGAACCGACGATGCTCGAACAACGCTTGTCGGAGAAGCCGTATTGTGACCGCCAAACGCGCATCACCCTCAAGCTCACGCCAGAGGAAGCCCGCATCGTCGTACGGGACGAAGGCCCCGGTTTTGACACTTCCATCGTCCCCAGCATCGAAGACACTCAAGTTCTCAACGAAGAGTGGGGGCGAGGGCTCGTGCTGATCCGTTCATTTATGGATGAAGTGACGTTCAACGATCGCGGCAACGAAATCACCATGGTCAAACGCAGCTCCCCCACCGGATAG